In one window of Erinaceus europaeus chromosome 17, mEriEur2.1, whole genome shotgun sequence DNA:
- the TMEM179B gene encoding transmembrane protein 179B — translation MALPYAQRFELALFAAVFLCGAFAAAAMTRTQGSFRGKCPLYGTVTLNGSFLALSQPSASSLCYFVAGVSGFLALYCLLLLLFWIYSSCIEDSQRGRAGLRVTLAISAIATFLILVSACVLRFGTSSLCKSILSTNTVSSCYEAQKIPWTPPGTALHFYSNLHYAETSSWVYLVLWFVVLALQVLQCKSHAAHFRPLDRRDHEWSSETDALVGP, via the exons ATGGCGCTGCCCTACGCACAGCGCTTCGAGCTCGCGCTCTTCGCCGCCGTCTTCCTGTGCGGGGCCTTTGCGGCCGCGGCGATGACCCGGACCCAG GGCTCCTTCAGGGGCAAATGTCCCCTGTATGGTACAGTCACTCTGAACGGCTCCTTTCTGGCCTTGTCCCAGCCCTCAGCCTCATCCCTCTGCTACTTTGTGGCTGGGGTGTCTGGCTTCCTGGCCCTCTACTGTCTCCTCCTGCTGCTCTTCTGGATCTACAGCAGCTGCATCGAGGATTCCCAAAG AGGCCGTGCAGGGCTCCGTGTTACACTGGCCATCTCAGCTATAGCCACCTTCCTGATCCTAGTGTCTGCTTGTGTTCTTCGATTTGGTACCAGTTCTCTCTGCAAATCCATCCTCTCGACGAATACTGTGTCTAG CTGTTATGAAGCCCAGAAAATTCCCTGGACACCTCCTGGAACTGCTCTGCATTTTTACTCCAACCTCCACTATGCTGAA ACCTCTTCTTGGGTGTATCTGGTACTGTGGTTTGTGGTCTTGGCGCTCCAGGTCCTTCAGTGCAAATCTCACGCCGCCCACTTCAGGCCTCTGGATAGAAGAGACCATGAGTGGAGCTCGGAGACAGATGCTCTTGTGGGGCCGTGA
- the TAF6L gene encoding TAF6-like RNA polymerase II p300/CBP-associated factor-associated factor 65 kDa subunit 6L isoform X1 yields the protein MHLRSSIGAMAEREERRFVEIPRESVRLMAESTGLELSDEVAALLAEDVCYRLREATQNSSQFMKHTKRRKLTVEDFNRALRWSSVEAVCGYGSQEALPLRPAREGELYFPEDREVNLVELALATSNPKGCAETAVRVHVSYLDGKGNLAPQGSVPSAVSSLTDDLLKYYQQVTRAVLGDDPQLMKIALQDLQTNSKIAALLPYFVYVVSGVKSVSHDLEQLHRLLQVARSLVRNPHLCLGPYVRSLVGSVLYCVLEPLAASINPLNDHWTLRDGAALLLSHIFWTHGDLVSGLYQQILLSLQKVLADPVRPLCSHYGAVVGLHALGWKAVERVLFPHLSTYWTNLQAVLDDYSVSNAQVKADGHKVYGAILVAVERLLKMKAQAAEPKGGAGGGRGWRRPEDLPWDSLVLQESAAGGGAEPGFGAAVPLPPGGSGPEEPAPPVTLADIYRELYAFFGDSLATRFGTGQPAPAAPRPPGDKKEPAAAPDSVRKMPQLTAHALASPQGDESPRAGAPQAAAAPPASESRPLPRVHRARGAPRQQGPGAGTRDVFQKSRFAPRGAPHFRFIIAGRQAGRRCRGRLFQTAFPAPYGPSPASRYVQKLPMIGRTARPARRWAVSDYSLYLPL from the exons ATGCACTTAAGGAG ctcCATTGGGGCCATGGCGGAGCGAGAAGAGCGGCGGTTCGTGGAGATTCCTCGAGAGTCTGTCCGGCTCATGGCGGAGAGCACGGGGTTGGAGCTGAGTGATGAGGTGGCAGCTCTGCTGGCAGAGGATGTGTGTTACCGCCTCCGAGAGGCCACCCAG AACAGTTCTCAGTTCATGAAACACACCAAGCGACGGAAGCTGACTGTCGAGGATTTCAACCGGGCACTCAGATGGAGCAGTGTGGAG GCTGTGTGTGGGTATGGATCCCAGGAAGCTCTGCCCCTTCGCCCTGCCAGGGAGGGTGAGCTCTACTTTCCCGAAGACCGAGAGGTGAATCTGGTGGAGCTGGCCCTGGCCACCAGCAACCCCAAAGGGTGTGCCGAGACGGCCGTTAGAG TTCATGTCTCCTACCTAGATGGCAAagggaacctggcacctcagggaTCAG TGCCCAGTGCTGTTTCTTCCCTGACTGATGACCTTCTCAAGTATTACCAGCAGGTGACTCGGGCTGTGCTGGGGGATGACCCGCAGCTGATGAAG attgctctccaggaCCTGCAGACGAACTCCAAGATTGCAGCACTCCTACCTTACTTTGTTTATGTGGTTAGTGGG gtgaAATCCGTAAGCCATGACCTGGAGCAGCTGCATCGGCTCCTGCAAGTGGCACGGAGCTTGGTTCGGAATCCACACCTGTGTCTGGGGCCCTATGTCCGCTCCCTGGTGGGCAGTGTCCtctactgtgtcctggagccactgGCTGCCTCCATCAACCCCCTGAATGACCACTGGACGCTGCGGGATGGTGCTGCTCTCCTGCTCAGCCACATCTTCTG GACTCATGGGGACCTTGTCAGTGGCCTCTATCAGCAGATCCTGCTCTCCCTGCAGAAGGTCCTGGCAGACCCGGTGCGGCCTCTCTGCTCCCACTATGGGGCTGTGGTGGGATTGCATGCCCTTGGCTGGAAG GCGGTAGAGCGAGTCCTGTTCCCGCACCTCTCCACCTACTGGACGAACCTGCAGGCCGTGCTGGACGACTATTCAGTGTCCAACGCCCAGGTGAAAGCCGACGGGCACAAGGTGTACGGAGCCATCCTG GTGGCGGTGGAGCGGCTGCTCAAGATGAAGGCGCAGGCGGCGGAGCCCaaggggggcgcggggggcggccGGGGCTGGCGGCGCCCCGAAGACCTGCCCTGGGACAGCCTCGTCCTGCAGGAGTCGGCCGCCGGGGGCGGCGCCGAGCCGGGTTTCGGGGCCGCGGTCCCGCTGCCGCCCGGCGGCTCGGGGCCGGAGGAGCCGGCCCCTCCGGTGACGCTGGCGGACATCTACCGGGAGCTCTACGCCTTCTTCGGCGACAGCCTGGCCACCCGCTTCGGCACGGGCCAGCCGGCGCCCGCGGCCCCGCGGCCGCCCGGAGACAAGAAGGAGCCCGCGGCCGCGCCGGACTCGGTGCGCAAGATGCCGCAGCTCACGGCCCACGCGCTGGCCAGCCCGCAGGGCGACGAGAGCCCCCGCGCCGGCGCCCCCCAGGCGGCCGCGGCGCCCCCCGCCTCGGAGAGCCGGCCGCTGCCTCGGGTGCACCGTGCGCGGGGGGCGCCCCGGCAGCAGGGCCCCGGCGCCGGCACCCGCGACGTCTTCCAGAAGAGCCGCTTCGCCCCGCGCGGCGCCCCGCACTTCCGCTTCATCATCGCCGGGCGGCAGGCCGGCAGGCGGTGCCGCGGCCGCCTCTTCCAGACTGCCTTCCCCGCGCCCTACGGGCCCAGCCCGGCCTCCCGCTACGTGCAGAAGCTGCCCATGATCGGCCGCACCGCGCGCCCGGCCCGCCGCTGGGCCGTCTCGGACTACTCGCTGTATCTGCCGCTCTGA
- the TAF6L gene encoding TAF6-like RNA polymerase II p300/CBP-associated factor-associated factor 65 kDa subunit 6L isoform X3 produces MQSSIGAMAEREERRFVEIPRESVRLMAESTGLELSDEVAALLAEDVCYRLREATQNSSQFMKHTKRRKLTVEDFNRALRWSSVEAVCGYGSQEALPLRPAREGELYFPEDREVNLVELALATSNPKGCAETAVRVHVSYLDGKGNLAPQGSVPSAVSSLTDDLLKYYQQVTRAVLGDDPQLMKIALQDLQTNSKIAALLPYFVYVVSGVKSVSHDLEQLHRLLQVARSLVRNPHLCLGPYVRSLVGSVLYCVLEPLAASINPLNDHWTLRDGAALLLSHIFWTHGDLVSGLYQQILLSLQKVLADPVRPLCSHYGAVVGLHALGWKAVERVLFPHLSTYWTNLQAVLDDYSVSNAQVKADGHKVYGAILVAVERLLKMKAQAAEPKGGAGGGRGWRRPEDLPWDSLVLQESAAGGGAEPGFGAAVPLPPGGSGPEEPAPPVTLADIYRELYAFFGDSLATRFGTGQPAPAAPRPPGDKKEPAAAPDSVRKMPQLTAHALASPQGDESPRAGAPQAAAAPPASESRPLPRVHRARGAPRQQGPGAGTRDVFQKSRFAPRGAPHFRFIIAGRQAGRRCRGRLFQTAFPAPYGPSPASRYVQKLPMIGRTARPARRWAVSDYSLYLPL; encoded by the exons ctcCATTGGGGCCATGGCGGAGCGAGAAGAGCGGCGGTTCGTGGAGATTCCTCGAGAGTCTGTCCGGCTCATGGCGGAGAGCACGGGGTTGGAGCTGAGTGATGAGGTGGCAGCTCTGCTGGCAGAGGATGTGTGTTACCGCCTCCGAGAGGCCACCCAG AACAGTTCTCAGTTCATGAAACACACCAAGCGACGGAAGCTGACTGTCGAGGATTTCAACCGGGCACTCAGATGGAGCAGTGTGGAG GCTGTGTGTGGGTATGGATCCCAGGAAGCTCTGCCCCTTCGCCCTGCCAGGGAGGGTGAGCTCTACTTTCCCGAAGACCGAGAGGTGAATCTGGTGGAGCTGGCCCTGGCCACCAGCAACCCCAAAGGGTGTGCCGAGACGGCCGTTAGAG TTCATGTCTCCTACCTAGATGGCAAagggaacctggcacctcagggaTCAG TGCCCAGTGCTGTTTCTTCCCTGACTGATGACCTTCTCAAGTATTACCAGCAGGTGACTCGGGCTGTGCTGGGGGATGACCCGCAGCTGATGAAG attgctctccaggaCCTGCAGACGAACTCCAAGATTGCAGCACTCCTACCTTACTTTGTTTATGTGGTTAGTGGG gtgaAATCCGTAAGCCATGACCTGGAGCAGCTGCATCGGCTCCTGCAAGTGGCACGGAGCTTGGTTCGGAATCCACACCTGTGTCTGGGGCCCTATGTCCGCTCCCTGGTGGGCAGTGTCCtctactgtgtcctggagccactgGCTGCCTCCATCAACCCCCTGAATGACCACTGGACGCTGCGGGATGGTGCTGCTCTCCTGCTCAGCCACATCTTCTG GACTCATGGGGACCTTGTCAGTGGCCTCTATCAGCAGATCCTGCTCTCCCTGCAGAAGGTCCTGGCAGACCCGGTGCGGCCTCTCTGCTCCCACTATGGGGCTGTGGTGGGATTGCATGCCCTTGGCTGGAAG GCGGTAGAGCGAGTCCTGTTCCCGCACCTCTCCACCTACTGGACGAACCTGCAGGCCGTGCTGGACGACTATTCAGTGTCCAACGCCCAGGTGAAAGCCGACGGGCACAAGGTGTACGGAGCCATCCTG GTGGCGGTGGAGCGGCTGCTCAAGATGAAGGCGCAGGCGGCGGAGCCCaaggggggcgcggggggcggccGGGGCTGGCGGCGCCCCGAAGACCTGCCCTGGGACAGCCTCGTCCTGCAGGAGTCGGCCGCCGGGGGCGGCGCCGAGCCGGGTTTCGGGGCCGCGGTCCCGCTGCCGCCCGGCGGCTCGGGGCCGGAGGAGCCGGCCCCTCCGGTGACGCTGGCGGACATCTACCGGGAGCTCTACGCCTTCTTCGGCGACAGCCTGGCCACCCGCTTCGGCACGGGCCAGCCGGCGCCCGCGGCCCCGCGGCCGCCCGGAGACAAGAAGGAGCCCGCGGCCGCGCCGGACTCGGTGCGCAAGATGCCGCAGCTCACGGCCCACGCGCTGGCCAGCCCGCAGGGCGACGAGAGCCCCCGCGCCGGCGCCCCCCAGGCGGCCGCGGCGCCCCCCGCCTCGGAGAGCCGGCCGCTGCCTCGGGTGCACCGTGCGCGGGGGGCGCCCCGGCAGCAGGGCCCCGGCGCCGGCACCCGCGACGTCTTCCAGAAGAGCCGCTTCGCCCCGCGCGGCGCCCCGCACTTCCGCTTCATCATCGCCGGGCGGCAGGCCGGCAGGCGGTGCCGCGGCCGCCTCTTCCAGACTGCCTTCCCCGCGCCCTACGGGCCCAGCCCGGCCTCCCGCTACGTGCAGAAGCTGCCCATGATCGGCCGCACCGCGCGCCCGGCCCGCCGCTGGGCCGTCTCGGACTACTCGCTGTATCTGCCGCTCTGA
- the TAF6L gene encoding TAF6-like RNA polymerase II p300/CBP-associated factor-associated factor 65 kDa subunit 6L isoform X2 → MAEREERRFVEIPRESVRLMAESTGLELSDEVAALLAEDVCYRLREATQNSSQFMKHTKRRKLTVEDFNRALRWSSVEAVCGYGSQEALPLRPAREGELYFPEDREVNLVELALATSNPKGCAETAVRVHVSYLDGKGNLAPQGSVPSAVSSLTDDLLKYYQQVTRAVLGDDPQLMKIALQDLQTNSKIAALLPYFVYVVSGVKSVSHDLEQLHRLLQVARSLVRNPHLCLGPYVRSLVGSVLYCVLEPLAASINPLNDHWTLRDGAALLLSHIFWTHGDLVSGLYQQILLSLQKVLADPVRPLCSHYGAVVGLHALGWKAVERVLFPHLSTYWTNLQAVLDDYSVSNAQVKADGHKVYGAILVAVERLLKMKAQAAEPKGGAGGGRGWRRPEDLPWDSLVLQESAAGGGAEPGFGAAVPLPPGGSGPEEPAPPVTLADIYRELYAFFGDSLATRFGTGQPAPAAPRPPGDKKEPAAAPDSVRKMPQLTAHALASPQGDESPRAGAPQAAAAPPASESRPLPRVHRARGAPRQQGPGAGTRDVFQKSRFAPRGAPHFRFIIAGRQAGRRCRGRLFQTAFPAPYGPSPASRYVQKLPMIGRTARPARRWAVSDYSLYLPL, encoded by the exons ATGGCGGAGCGAGAAGAGCGGCGGTTCGTGGAGATTCCTCGAGAGTCTGTCCGGCTCATGGCGGAGAGCACGGGGTTGGAGCTGAGTGATGAGGTGGCAGCTCTGCTGGCAGAGGATGTGTGTTACCGCCTCCGAGAGGCCACCCAG AACAGTTCTCAGTTCATGAAACACACCAAGCGACGGAAGCTGACTGTCGAGGATTTCAACCGGGCACTCAGATGGAGCAGTGTGGAG GCTGTGTGTGGGTATGGATCCCAGGAAGCTCTGCCCCTTCGCCCTGCCAGGGAGGGTGAGCTCTACTTTCCCGAAGACCGAGAGGTGAATCTGGTGGAGCTGGCCCTGGCCACCAGCAACCCCAAAGGGTGTGCCGAGACGGCCGTTAGAG TTCATGTCTCCTACCTAGATGGCAAagggaacctggcacctcagggaTCAG TGCCCAGTGCTGTTTCTTCCCTGACTGATGACCTTCTCAAGTATTACCAGCAGGTGACTCGGGCTGTGCTGGGGGATGACCCGCAGCTGATGAAG attgctctccaggaCCTGCAGACGAACTCCAAGATTGCAGCACTCCTACCTTACTTTGTTTATGTGGTTAGTGGG gtgaAATCCGTAAGCCATGACCTGGAGCAGCTGCATCGGCTCCTGCAAGTGGCACGGAGCTTGGTTCGGAATCCACACCTGTGTCTGGGGCCCTATGTCCGCTCCCTGGTGGGCAGTGTCCtctactgtgtcctggagccactgGCTGCCTCCATCAACCCCCTGAATGACCACTGGACGCTGCGGGATGGTGCTGCTCTCCTGCTCAGCCACATCTTCTG GACTCATGGGGACCTTGTCAGTGGCCTCTATCAGCAGATCCTGCTCTCCCTGCAGAAGGTCCTGGCAGACCCGGTGCGGCCTCTCTGCTCCCACTATGGGGCTGTGGTGGGATTGCATGCCCTTGGCTGGAAG GCGGTAGAGCGAGTCCTGTTCCCGCACCTCTCCACCTACTGGACGAACCTGCAGGCCGTGCTGGACGACTATTCAGTGTCCAACGCCCAGGTGAAAGCCGACGGGCACAAGGTGTACGGAGCCATCCTG GTGGCGGTGGAGCGGCTGCTCAAGATGAAGGCGCAGGCGGCGGAGCCCaaggggggcgcggggggcggccGGGGCTGGCGGCGCCCCGAAGACCTGCCCTGGGACAGCCTCGTCCTGCAGGAGTCGGCCGCCGGGGGCGGCGCCGAGCCGGGTTTCGGGGCCGCGGTCCCGCTGCCGCCCGGCGGCTCGGGGCCGGAGGAGCCGGCCCCTCCGGTGACGCTGGCGGACATCTACCGGGAGCTCTACGCCTTCTTCGGCGACAGCCTGGCCACCCGCTTCGGCACGGGCCAGCCGGCGCCCGCGGCCCCGCGGCCGCCCGGAGACAAGAAGGAGCCCGCGGCCGCGCCGGACTCGGTGCGCAAGATGCCGCAGCTCACGGCCCACGCGCTGGCCAGCCCGCAGGGCGACGAGAGCCCCCGCGCCGGCGCCCCCCAGGCGGCCGCGGCGCCCCCCGCCTCGGAGAGCCGGCCGCTGCCTCGGGTGCACCGTGCGCGGGGGGCGCCCCGGCAGCAGGGCCCCGGCGCCGGCACCCGCGACGTCTTCCAGAAGAGCCGCTTCGCCCCGCGCGGCGCCCCGCACTTCCGCTTCATCATCGCCGGGCGGCAGGCCGGCAGGCGGTGCCGCGGCCGCCTCTTCCAGACTGCCTTCCCCGCGCCCTACGGGCCCAGCCCGGCCTCCCGCTACGTGCAGAAGCTGCCCATGATCGGCCGCACCGCGCGCCCGGCCCGCCGCTGGGCCGTCTCGGACTACTCGCTGTATCTGCCGCTCTGA
- the TMEM223 gene encoding transmembrane protein 223, which translates to MAAPWLRSSARLLAALRLPRGRRSLHEWAPPRDVLLFEHKRGRFSVALGLFCAGQGVFWTSLAIAAVARPSSPAQPSSDADLPDHNPRNLRSLLWSYGLAIGSGALGFLVLSASVLFSVRSVRSVMLLAGGKQVALTTHAPFGLGAHLTVPLNQVSCMAHRGEVPAVLPLKIKGRRFYYLLDKAGHFPNAKLFDNTVGAYRSL; encoded by the exons ATGGCGGCGCCGTGGCTGCGGAGCTCTGCTCGGCTGCTCGCTGCACTGCGACTGCCGCGCGGGCGCCGGTCTTTGCACGAATGGGCCCCGCCGCGGGATGTGCTGCTCTTTGAGCACAAGCGGGGGCGCTTTTCTGTCGCCCTGGGGCTGTTCTGCGCGGGGCAGGGCGTCTTCTGGACCTCCCTGGCCATCGCGGCCGTGGCCCGACCTTCCTCCCCCGCGCAGCCCTCCTCGGATGCGGACCTCCCAGATCACAACCCCAGGAACTTGCGTTCACTGCTCTGGAGCTACGGCCTGGCCATCGGCTCTGGCGCTCTGG GCTTTCTGGTACTGAGCGCAAGTGTTCTCTTCTCCGTCCGCTCTGTGCGCTCTGTGATGCTGCTGGCAGGAGGCAAGCAGGTAGCCCTCACCACGCATGCTCCATTCGGCTTGGGGGCCCATCTCACGGTCCCCTTGAACCAGGTATCCTGCATGGCCCACCGGGGTGAAGTCCCTGCCGTGCTGCCTCTGAAGATTAAAGGCCGACGCTTCTACTACCTCCTGGATAAAGCTGGACATTTCCCCAACGCAAAACTCTTTGATAACACTGTGGGCGCCTACCGTagcttataa